AAAAAAGGAACTTATCATACCGTTCCTATTGGGCGCCTCGTGTTAAATAAGAATCCAGAAAATTTCTTCAGAACTGTAGAAATAAGTGCGTTTAATCCAAGTAATTTAATACCTGGTATTCCAGGACCAATAGATAATATATTCAGAACTAGACGATCTTCATATCGAGATACTCAGGCTTATCGCTTAGGTATTAACTATaatagaattaaaataaatgaacctTTATATTGGAAAGTCTATAATCGTGACGGCAAGCCTCCAGTGGGAGAGAATATGAAAGATGCGCCAAATTACTATCCAAATTCATTTAATGGTCCAGTTCCACTCGTAGATCCTGCGAGGCCTAAGAAAAAATTTAAGGTTTTGGAAGCTAATGCAATAGATTTGGATGTACCAGCCTACTTCTATAACCATTATCTATGCGATGACGGTCAGAGACAACGGCTTGTTAATAATACTGTCTCTACTCTGGTACCAGTGTCTCCACACATGCAAAGAAGAGTGATACGTTTGTTATCTTTAGCAGATCCAATTTTAGGAATTAAGGTTGCAGCAGGTCTCGAAGTGGCTCTGGAAACTCCACGACCTCACTCGCCAAGCGCGATAAAGATCCTAAGGCATCATTACAAAAGACAAAATGAAATGCAATGTACTAAGTATTAAGAAACATTAGGCGCCATCTTATGCTGAGCTCCAAGATATTCCATCTGCTGTTTTGTCGCCTACTACTCTTACTgctgtactcagagtcgcttaatcgttacttaagtttagttaaaacgagaaaaagctatatctgtcacataaatctgtctcgttttaactcaatcttaagtaacgattagcgactctgagtgccgCGGTGAGGTATATTGtttttaagttaaataaataaaatatgtttttgatACCTCTTAGCatatttatttttccttttatgtacctaagtatgatAATTTCATGAGTCActgttttaattttgatttaatcAAGTCAAAAAATGTACAGATTGGAAGAGCTGCGTTGCTTTTCGATAAAAGCATGAACGTGATtgatatccatactatccatactaatattataaatgtgaaagtgtgtctgtctgtctgctagcttttcacggcccatccgtttaaccgattttgacgaaatttggtacagagacagcttacatcccggggaaggacatatgctactttttatcccgcaaaagcccacgggaattttaaaaatcgaaactcacgcggacgacgtcgcgggcatcacctagtatttgAATAAAGATCCTCAATAGATCGAgagttaaggagcggactgaattcccaAAGGTCGCTGGTTAAAACttctattgtcgtacccactcctagtaCAAACTTTTCACTTATttggaagggaaaggggaatattagttataactaaacatggctaatattgtttaaaaaaatatcatcatcatcatcatcatgatcaatccattgcTGGGTCTTACACCTCTCTCTCTCTTACACCTTCCTAAGCTTGACCGGGAGATAAGATTCTCaagccttttctttttaattattattacgtcTTATTCGTTgtgcaataaattaaaataaaaaatattagaaaaaaaatcataagcACTTTTATTAGCTTAGTTATctgtttattacaattttctcagttaatattaataataataataaatattttttattcaagtaaactttcaaaagCCCTTTCGAATCCTAATATAATAACATTGTTTGGCACAATAACGATTACCTTTTGGATTTCTCCGTTCCACTGACTTCTGTCCACTTTTGCAATTATTGTCCTCCCTGGCTTTAAatatgtactaatattataatgggaAGAGTTTTTTGAGATAGTCTTGCGGTAGGCTCTTAAATCGTTCTGGATCGTGGAACAAAATAGTAGAAATCTACATTTCGCGTGAATATAGTCATATTATCATAACTAaatgttatgtacctacctatgtaaattAAATCTGTAATAATTTATCGAAggagatattattattatactgaatatataattatatacttatatactgACTATATAATTGggtaaataattaatacctatatCCACACCGAAGGCCGATCTTATTTTTAGTAGCACGCAataggtaaattattttctcctatttttttaatttttttacttattcttAATcggagtaggtataataattaaacattaaatttggtacaaaaaaataaaaaccgacttcaataataCCGTGTTTGttttacacaaaaaattaaaaattaatttaatttattaccaaatatACTGTGTATATAAGAGCTAATATAACCCTATAATAATATCAGCTTATTAGCTGCGCGAACttcccaaaaggcacaaatatgaaactgttttagcttttttttttttttttttttttttttttttttcatacaataaaacttaaagctagcctttaACTAACCTAACTGTTTTagctatattctcatatttccGCCGCCGCTCTGTCCGCCACGGAAGTCCCCTAAAGTGTGTAAAAAATCGCGTACCTAAAAAGCTCAATTTATTTTAGTCCACAccataaagaacctcgtcatcagtatgaaactgtccggcaatttccattacagtcctcttggaaagTTTGCAGTTTATTTAAACTGgctcaattaaaaaaattatcagtcTGTTCATCGCTTTtctttgaattgaatttatttttcaaaattactgTTAACTTTTTTGtagctaaaataataataattaaagaacaACTAGTGCCTTCTTCTTTTTACTGTATTACAAGGTCCTGAAAGTACGTCTATCAagtatattgtatttttaaccACTTGACCCAGTAATATGAATATGTTTGCACTTTACTCGGAAGCAAGCAATTATTGTAATGTGtgtatttaaaaatcaattacCTATTACAATAAACACTAAGAAAAgttatcataaaaataacaattttgtaCTTTATCTATTGTATAGTAAAGTGTGAATTTGGTATGTCATTTACCTTATCCCTAAGGCATTAAaatgatatataaaaataaaataatataaaatgaaaatagcctttatttcagAGTCAACAATGttttagtattaaaatatatttgctTCACTAAAAATCTCTTAACCTGTGAGTGTCTCGCATTACACCATCCGCACGCTGCTAATGGTACCTTTACTGCTAAACATGTCGGATTTCTCAAATTACTAACAATGGGAATGTATTCATTACTgaacaattaaaattatatatttcgcctagaacataatatataagtaaaagTCAGTTAATTTACCACGCATAGCCCTTTTCAGAATGAAAAGCCACATAGTGTTTATTTATTGCTGTTGGTTGGGAGTAAGTTTTGTGAAGTGTAGTGATGATTTGGAGCTTTATGAATATATTAACAGGACAGAACCGGCGCGTCGACAGCTGGCCGAATTCAAATTGAGACATCCGGTTCGTTATATCTAACCTGAACTGACTGAAAACCCgccccgttgcactattgtcgtacctactcgtagcacaagcctgacgcttagttggagaggaaaggggaatattagtaatttaacatggctaatattcttaaaaaaatatgcataaaggtcaacgggaagtaccctataggtttcttgacagacagacagaaagacagacagacaaaaaacaaagtgatcctataagggttctgtttttcctcttgaggtacggaaacctgaAAACGTgtaggtaaatatataaaaataaccaactgtaccttttttttcatttacagAAACCGATAGGAATACTCACTACAAGTGCAGGGAAGCTTGTAGAAATTAGAGAAACCACTACTATGAATTCGGACGCATTTTCGaatgcatattttatagatGAACTTACTCATAGCAATGACGAAAGAATTCCTGAAAGAGTTGTGCATGCGAAAGGAATCGGTGCCCATGGATATTTTGAAGTGACACACGACGTATCAAAGTATACCAAAGCCGATGTGTTTAATGGCGTTGGGAAGAAAACACCAGTATTTGGACGATTTTCT
The Maniola hyperantus chromosome 11, iAphHyp1.2, whole genome shotgun sequence DNA segment above includes these coding regions:
- the LOC117986659 gene encoding catalase-like encodes the protein MKRNPKTNLFDFTTRWDFVTKKPETLTSFLYMLSDYGIPNGYRKMEYFAIHTFEINNKHGDKYFVRFNFRTEQGIEILTTEEALAVGARDPDYYNRDLYNAIENKKYPAWKLEMDVMTLDSIKHIDYNPFEVTRLWKKGTYHTVPIGRLVLNKNPENFFRTVEISAFNPSNLIPGIPGPIDNIFRTRRSSYRDTQAYRLGINYNRIKINEPLYWKVYNRDGKPPVGENMKDAPNYYPNSFNGPVPLVDPARPKKKFKVLEANAIDLDVPAYFYNHYLCDDGQRQRLVNNTVSTLVPVSPHMQRRVIRLLSLADPILGIKVAAGLEVALETPRPHSPSAIKILRHHYKRQNEMQCTKY